From Elaeis guineensis isolate ETL-2024a chromosome 16, EG11, whole genome shotgun sequence, a single genomic window includes:
- the LOC140854254 gene encoding uncharacterized protein — protein MMESNEWWVVHVDGSSNSIRSEVGLILLRSKGVIAEYTLRFDFPATNNDAKHEALIVGLRITKELRVQKFRICTNSQLVVGQVKGDFEVREENMKEYLQKVKDLASKIDGFDIRQVP, from the coding sequence ATGATGGAATCGAATGAGTGGTGGGTGGTGCATGTGGATGGTTCTTCAAATTCCATAAGATCAGAGGTAGGCTTAATACTTCTTAGATCAAAAGGAGTTATTGCAGAATATACCCTTAGATTTGATTTTCCAGCAACCAACAATGATGCTAAACATGAAGCCCTGATTGTTGGGCTTAGAATTACCAAGGAGCTTCGAGTGCAGAAATTTAGGATCTGCACTAATTCACAACTGGTGGTTGGTCAAGTGAAAGGGGATTTTGAGGTTCGAGAGGAAAATATGAAGgaatatcttcagaaggtgaaagaccTAGCCTCAAAGATTGATGGTTTTGACATCCGGCAGGTGCCCTAA